A window of Amycolatopsis australiensis contains these coding sequences:
- a CDS encoding TetR/AcrR family transcriptional regulator, with amino-acid sequence MGSREEIVAAAAKVMREQGYAHATTKVIAQTAGYSEAMLYKHFRDKTDLFLSVMAEELPALDSTLAELTADPGQAALRDNLVRVARLGLAFYLDGFPIAVSVFSSRELLRSHRERLGGHGPRRPLNGVAAYLRAEQALGRIKPDTDAEAAAALLLGACFQQAFLSTFEESEPADLAGRIADTLLAGL; translated from the coding sequence ATGGGAAGCCGCGAAGAGATCGTCGCCGCGGCCGCGAAGGTCATGCGCGAGCAGGGCTACGCCCACGCGACGACCAAGGTCATCGCGCAGACCGCGGGGTATTCGGAGGCGATGCTCTACAAGCACTTCCGCGACAAGACGGACCTGTTCCTCAGCGTGATGGCCGAGGAACTGCCGGCACTGGACTCGACGCTGGCCGAGCTGACCGCCGACCCGGGACAGGCGGCACTGCGGGACAACCTGGTCCGCGTCGCCCGGCTCGGCCTGGCTTTCTACCTCGACGGCTTCCCGATCGCGGTGTCGGTGTTCTCCTCGCGCGAGCTGCTGCGGTCGCACCGCGAACGCCTGGGCGGGCACGGGCCGCGCCGGCCGCTGAACGGCGTCGCCGCCTACCTGCGCGCCGAGCAGGCGCTGGGCCGGATCAAGCCGGACACCGACGCCGAGGCGGCCGCGGCCCTGCTGCTCGGCGCGTGTTTCCAGCAGGCGTTCCTGTCGACGTTCGAGGAAAGCGAGCCGGCGGACCTCGCCGGCCGGATCGCGGACACGCTGCTCGCCGGGCTCTAG
- a CDS encoding GbsR/MarR family transcriptional regulator, producing the protein MTTPGTKRDEDAVRRYVESLGLVLSQIGMQRMPARVFAALMTTDEGRLTAADLAAQLSVSPAAVSGAVRYLEQIGLVAKEREPGERRDHYRLYDDLWYATFLKRDRLIIMWRDAAENGIDALGEDSPAGKRLAEMRDFLSFMLEELNGMYERWHKRREEANR; encoded by the coding sequence ATGACGACGCCTGGCACCAAGCGGGACGAAGACGCCGTCCGCCGTTACGTCGAGAGCCTGGGGCTCGTGCTCTCGCAGATCGGGATGCAACGCATGCCGGCGCGGGTGTTCGCCGCGCTGATGACGACCGACGAGGGCAGGCTGACGGCCGCCGACCTGGCCGCGCAGCTGTCGGTGAGCCCGGCGGCCGTCTCGGGCGCGGTCCGCTACCTGGAGCAGATCGGCCTGGTCGCGAAGGAACGCGAGCCCGGCGAGCGCCGTGACCACTACCGCCTCTACGACGACCTCTGGTACGCGACCTTCCTCAAGCGCGACCGCCTGATCATCATGTGGCGCGACGCGGCCGAGAACGGCATCGACGCCCTCGGCGAAGACTCGCCAGCGGGCAAGCGGCTCGCCGAGATGCGGGACTTCCTGTCCTTCATGCTCGAAGAGCTGAACGGCATGTACGAGCGCTGGCACAAGCGCCGTGAGGAGGCGAACCGCTAG
- a CDS encoding ABC transporter ATP-binding protein codes for MENAISVTGLHKSFGRTKALDGLDLQVPAGEVHGFLGPNGAGKSTTVRVLLGLLHADSGDVRLLGGDPWKDAASLHRRLAYVPGDVNLWPNLSGGEVIDLLGRLRGGLDEKRRDELIERFDLDPKKKGRTYSKGNRQKVAIVAALASRVDLLILDEPTSGLDPLMEATFQYAIQEEREQGRTVLLSSHILAEVEALCDKVSIIRNGKTVESGTLADLRHLTRTSITAELAGPPNGLTKLANVHDLKVEGNRVRFDVETRSLDEALRRLTEVGVRSLVSQPPTLEELFLRHYTTEASAK; via the coding sequence ATGGAAAACGCCATTTCGGTCACCGGCCTGCACAAGTCGTTCGGCCGGACGAAGGCCCTCGACGGCCTGGACCTGCAGGTGCCCGCTGGGGAGGTGCACGGCTTCCTCGGCCCCAACGGCGCCGGGAAGTCGACCACCGTCCGGGTCCTGCTCGGCCTGCTCCACGCGGACTCGGGGGACGTCCGGCTGCTCGGCGGCGACCCCTGGAAGGACGCCGCGAGCCTGCACCGCCGCCTGGCCTACGTGCCCGGCGACGTCAACCTCTGGCCCAACCTCTCCGGCGGCGAGGTCATCGACCTGCTCGGCCGGCTGCGCGGCGGGCTCGACGAGAAGCGCCGCGACGAGCTGATCGAGCGGTTCGACCTCGACCCGAAGAAGAAGGGACGGACGTACTCGAAGGGCAACCGGCAGAAGGTCGCCATCGTCGCCGCGCTCGCTTCGCGCGTCGACCTGCTGATCCTCGACGAGCCGACGTCCGGGCTCGACCCGCTGATGGAGGCGACGTTCCAGTACGCCATCCAGGAGGAGCGCGAGCAGGGCCGGACCGTGCTGCTCTCCAGCCACATCCTCGCCGAGGTCGAGGCCCTGTGCGACAAGGTCAGCATCATCCGCAACGGCAAGACGGTCGAGTCCGGCACGCTCGCCGACCTGCGGCACCTGACCCGGACGTCGATCACCGCCGAGCTGGCCGGGCCGCCGAACGGGCTGACGAAGCTGGCCAACGTCCACGACCTCAAGGTGGAGGGCAACCGCGTCCGGTTCGACGTCGAGACGCGGTCGCTCGACGAGGCCCTGCGCCGGCTCACCGAGGTCGGCGTCCGCAGCCTGGTCAGCCAGCCGCCGACGCTGGAAGAGCTGTTCCTGCGGCACTACACGACCGAGGCGAGCGCGAAATGA
- a CDS encoding ABC transporter permease has product MTATLSRAEAEVAPAHELAGTWHLTRLALRRDRVLLPIWIVLLSIVPASTVNTFTQFYPTVADRLALQAGANTNPSYALLYGPPFDLTTAGGFIAWRMCGFLALLTGLMVVFTVTRHTRAEEDTGRAELLASAVVGRYAALTASLLVAGGASVLIGLVQAVSMIGAGLPAAGSVAFGAAEALTGLAFTAVAAVAVQLAEYSRTANGIGTAVVGAAFLLRGAGDSTVDARWLSWLSPIGWVQQVRAFSGERWWVLLLPVAFAVVVGAAGYWLLPRRDVGVGFLPPRPGPARAAPSLRSPFALAWRLHRGPLLGWTVGTAVVGAVFGSIASGIGDLVGSSPQAQQIFERLGGSHALTQAFLAAMAGMFAMVASLYGIQAALRMRSEETAIRLEPVLATSVGRLRWAGGHLVFAFFGTALLLLVGGLFMGLANGLRTGDVGGSIGDALTGMLVQLPAAWVVVALAVTIFGLLPGFSAAAWAVGALALLVSLFGPVVNLPQAVLDVSPFQHPPKIPGQQFTATPLVWLLAVAVAALATGLLGWRRRDVG; this is encoded by the coding sequence ATGACCGCGACCCTCTCGCGCGCCGAAGCCGAGGTCGCGCCGGCCCACGAGCTGGCGGGCACCTGGCACCTCACCCGGCTGGCGCTGCGCCGCGACCGCGTGCTCCTGCCGATCTGGATCGTGCTGCTCAGCATCGTCCCGGCGAGCACGGTCAACACGTTCACGCAGTTCTACCCGACGGTCGCCGACCGGCTGGCACTGCAGGCGGGCGCGAACACGAACCCGTCGTACGCGCTGCTCTACGGGCCGCCGTTCGACCTGACCACCGCCGGTGGGTTCATCGCCTGGCGCATGTGCGGGTTCCTGGCGCTGCTCACCGGGCTGATGGTGGTCTTCACGGTCACCCGGCACACGCGGGCCGAGGAGGACACCGGGCGCGCGGAGCTGCTCGCGTCCGCGGTCGTCGGCCGGTACGCGGCGTTGACGGCGTCGCTGCTGGTGGCCGGCGGGGCGAGCGTGCTGATCGGCCTCGTCCAGGCGGTCAGCATGATCGGCGCGGGCCTGCCCGCGGCCGGGTCGGTCGCCTTCGGGGCGGCCGAAGCGCTGACCGGGCTGGCCTTCACCGCGGTGGCGGCGGTCGCCGTCCAGCTCGCCGAGTACTCGCGCACGGCCAACGGGATCGGCACCGCCGTGGTCGGCGCGGCCTTCCTCCTGCGCGGCGCCGGGGATTCCACTGTGGACGCTCGCTGGCTGTCGTGGCTGTCGCCGATCGGCTGGGTGCAGCAGGTCCGCGCGTTCTCCGGCGAACGCTGGTGGGTCCTGCTGCTGCCGGTGGCGTTCGCGGTGGTCGTCGGCGCGGCCGGGTACTGGCTGCTGCCGCGCCGGGACGTCGGCGTCGGCTTCCTGCCGCCGCGGCCGGGCCCGGCGCGGGCAGCGCCGAGCCTGCGGTCGCCGTTCGCGCTGGCCTGGCGGCTGCACCGCGGCCCGCTGCTGGGCTGGACCGTCGGCACGGCCGTCGTCGGCGCGGTGTTCGGCTCGATCGCCAGCGGCATCGGCGACCTGGTCGGTTCCAGCCCTCAGGCGCAGCAGATCTTCGAGCGCCTCGGCGGCAGCCACGCGCTGACCCAGGCGTTCCTCGCCGCGATGGCCGGCATGTTCGCGATGGTCGCGTCGCTGTACGGGATCCAGGCGGCGCTGCGGATGCGGAGCGAGGAGACGGCGATCCGGCTGGAGCCGGTGCTGGCCACGAGCGTCGGCAGGCTGCGCTGGGCGGGCGGCCACCTGGTGTTCGCGTTCTTCGGGACGGCGTTGCTGCTGCTCGTGGGCGGGCTGTTCATGGGACTGGCCAACGGGCTGCGCACCGGCGACGTCGGCGGCTCGATCGGCGACGCGCTCACCGGAATGCTGGTCCAGCTGCCCGCGGCGTGGGTGGTGGTCGCGCTGGCGGTGACGATCTTCGGGCTGCTGCCGGGCTTCTCGGCCGCGGCCTGGGCGGTCGGCGCGCTGGCCCTGCTGGTCAGCCTGTTCGGCCCGGTCGTGAACCTGCCGCAGGCGGTGCTGGACGTCTCGCCGTTCCAGCACCCGCCGAAGATCCCCGGCCAGCAGTTCACCGCGACCCCGCTGGTCTGGCTGCTGGCGGTGGCGGTCGCCGCGCTGGCGACCGGCCTGCTCGGGTGGCGGCGCCGCGACGTGGGCTGA
- a CDS encoding MFS transporter: protein MGALANRDFRRLWLADLVSQLGSRIDALAVPLLAATTLGAPVFEVSLLRTAESLPYLVLGLQVGAWCDRMRHRRVLIAADVGRAVLIASIPIAALFGALGLAHLLAVVLGAGLLSVFFDIAHQTYVPRLVPRDELPDANARLQTNLSMAAVAGPGLAGLIVQALGNATALAVDAVSYLWSAFWLRRIETPDARPEPRSRRLLREIGDGLRVVRADRILLAISLHGAVSSFFQSMHLAIVIVFLARDVGLPAWAIGLLGTATLTGALTAGLTARRLGERIGGARALWGAALLYGLAYQLYPFTGRGWALACYVVAGFFTSFGVIVLNVFGMSFQQAAAPPGLLGRVNSITHTLVFGAIPLGSLLGGALASASGMRTTLHVAAAGVLASAAILVCSPLRKLRDLNGVSAPHP, encoded by the coding sequence ATGGGGGCACTGGCGAACCGCGACTTCCGCCGGCTGTGGCTGGCGGACCTCGTGAGCCAGCTCGGCAGCCGGATCGACGCGCTGGCCGTGCCGCTGCTCGCGGCCACGACGCTCGGCGCGCCGGTCTTCGAGGTGTCGCTGCTGCGGACCGCCGAATCCCTGCCGTACCTGGTGCTCGGCCTGCAGGTCGGCGCGTGGTGCGACCGGATGCGCCACCGCCGGGTGCTGATCGCCGCCGACGTCGGGCGAGCCGTGCTCATCGCCTCGATCCCGATCGCCGCGTTGTTCGGCGCGCTGGGCCTGGCCCACTTGCTGGCCGTGGTCCTCGGGGCCGGGCTGCTGAGCGTGTTCTTCGACATCGCGCACCAGACGTACGTCCCGCGGCTGGTCCCGCGCGACGAGCTGCCGGACGCGAACGCCCGGCTCCAGACCAACCTCTCGATGGCCGCGGTCGCCGGGCCGGGCCTGGCCGGGCTGATCGTCCAGGCGCTCGGCAACGCCACGGCCCTGGCCGTCGACGCCGTCAGCTACCTGTGGTCGGCGTTCTGGCTGCGCCGGATCGAAACACCGGACGCGCGCCCCGAACCCCGGTCACGACGGCTGCTGCGCGAAATCGGCGACGGGCTGCGCGTGGTCCGCGCTGATCGCATCCTGCTGGCGATCAGCCTCCACGGCGCGGTGTCGAGCTTCTTCCAGTCGATGCACCTGGCGATCGTGATCGTCTTCCTCGCCCGCGACGTCGGGCTCCCGGCGTGGGCCATCGGGCTGCTCGGCACGGCGACCCTGACCGGCGCCCTCACCGCCGGGCTCACCGCGCGCCGCCTCGGCGAGCGGATCGGCGGGGCGCGGGCGCTGTGGGGCGCGGCCCTGCTGTACGGCCTGGCCTACCAGCTGTATCCGTTCACCGGCCGCGGCTGGGCGCTCGCCTGTTACGTCGTCGCGGGCTTTTTCACGAGCTTCGGCGTCATCGTGCTGAACGTGTTCGGCATGAGCTTCCAGCAGGCGGCCGCGCCACCCGGGCTGCTGGGCCGGGTCAACTCGATCACGCACACGCTGGTCTTCGGGGCCATCCCGCTCGGCAGCCTGCTCGGCGGCGCACTGGCGAGCGCGTCCGGGATGCGGACGACCCTGCACGTCGCGGCGGCCGGGGTTCTGGCTTCGGCCGCCATCCTCGTCTGCTCGCCGCTGCGGAAGCTGCGTGACCTGAACGGCGTCTCAGCACCGCACCCCTAG
- a CDS encoding LuxR family transcriptional regulator codes for MDETARAHRLSEAAHFAWKAGNPARARRLLDVMTATVPEPVARPLAGRLRGLIELYSGNLAAAQDHLTRLAGRVDPGHAARVLFLAIDAAHHRDRWDDVLALARRITALPCEPGFHVLAELLAGERETPDPWQILDAVPDTLTERHAHRWLVTMAISRRGPHRQATREFGLVAAERLRANGISALYAVLLPWLAELELDLGRWDDARAHAKEALRAAAEQRVTAVDAHAVLARLAALRGDTEACREHAGLVLREAPAQDNALAAAQARWALGALHLSRGEYDAAVERLSSLGHRDVAAAAAVDRAEALSGGLTRCPAPDTPFERARGRLRDGQRLRRERRLTAAKVELRAALETFESLGAAEWAATAGRELRAAGSPASATGRLTAQERQVAELAAAGLSNREIGARLFLSPRTVGYHLYKVFPKLGIASRAQLRDVALPG; via the coding sequence ATGGACGAAACCGCGCGGGCCCACCGGCTTTCCGAGGCGGCCCACTTCGCGTGGAAGGCCGGGAACCCCGCGCGGGCCCGGCGGCTGCTCGACGTCATGACGGCGACCGTGCCCGAGCCCGTCGCCCGTCCGCTCGCCGGGCGGCTGCGCGGGCTGATCGAGCTGTACAGCGGCAACCTCGCCGCCGCTCAGGACCACCTGACGCGGCTCGCGGGCCGGGTCGATCCCGGTCACGCGGCCCGCGTGCTCTTCCTGGCCATCGACGCCGCCCACCACCGTGACCGCTGGGACGACGTCCTCGCGCTGGCGCGGCGGATCACCGCGCTGCCCTGCGAACCCGGCTTCCACGTCCTCGCCGAGCTGCTCGCCGGCGAGCGGGAGACGCCCGATCCGTGGCAGATCCTCGACGCCGTGCCGGACACGCTCACCGAGCGGCACGCGCACCGCTGGCTCGTCACCATGGCGATCAGCCGCCGCGGGCCGCACCGGCAGGCGACGCGGGAGTTCGGGCTCGTCGCGGCGGAACGCTTGCGCGCCAACGGGATTTCCGCGCTGTACGCGGTTCTGCTGCCGTGGCTGGCCGAGCTGGAGCTGGACCTCGGCCGCTGGGACGACGCGCGAGCGCACGCGAAGGAAGCCCTGCGGGCCGCGGCCGAGCAGCGCGTGACAGCGGTGGACGCCCATGCGGTGCTCGCGCGGCTGGCCGCGTTGCGCGGCGACACCGAGGCGTGCCGCGAGCACGCGGGCCTGGTGCTGCGGGAAGCGCCCGCTCAGGACAACGCGCTGGCCGCGGCGCAGGCACGGTGGGCGCTGGGCGCGTTGCACCTCTCCCGTGGCGAGTACGACGCGGCGGTGGAGCGGCTCTCGTCGCTGGGGCACCGGGACGTCGCCGCCGCGGCCGCCGTCGACCGGGCCGAGGCGCTGTCCGGCGGTCTCACCCGCTGCCCGGCGCCGGACACACCGTTCGAACGGGCGCGCGGCCGGCTCCGCGACGGCCAGCGGCTGCGGCGCGAGCGGCGGCTCACCGCGGCGAAAGTCGAGCTGCGGGCGGCACTCGAGACGTTCGAGAGCCTTGGCGCGGCGGAGTGGGCCGCGACGGCGGGCCGCGAACTGCGGGCGGCCGGTTCCCCGGCGTCGGCGACCGGACGGCTGACGGCACAGGAGCGGCAGGTCGCGGAGCTGGCCGCGGCCGGGCTGTCGAACCGCGAGATCGGCGCGCGGCTGTTCCTCAGCCCGCGGACCGTCGGATACCACCTGTACAAGGTCTTCCCGAAGCTCGGCATCGCCAGCCGGGCACAGCTACGCGACGTCGCCCTCCCGGGGTGA
- a CDS encoding TetR/AcrR family transcriptional regulator: MAKMRADAQRNRAKVLAAAEEAFAVDGLAVPLDDIARLAGVGAGTVYRHFPSKEALFQAVVLERIEQFAEEARALADAEDPGEAFLDYFVRVIKQASLNRAICDALAESGGHAFKAGAGDGFRAALGELLARAQAAGAVRPDIDGDDLRALIVGCLAVERYSPGSRHLVRVVVDGLRASPREGDVA, from the coding sequence ATGGCGAAGATGCGCGCGGACGCGCAGCGCAACCGGGCGAAGGTCCTGGCTGCCGCCGAAGAGGCGTTCGCCGTCGACGGGCTCGCCGTGCCGCTCGATGACATCGCCCGGCTCGCCGGCGTCGGGGCCGGCACGGTTTACCGGCATTTCCCCAGCAAGGAAGCGCTCTTCCAGGCCGTCGTGCTGGAGCGGATCGAGCAGTTCGCCGAAGAGGCGCGGGCGCTGGCCGACGCCGAGGACCCCGGGGAAGCGTTCCTCGACTACTTCGTCCGCGTGATCAAGCAGGCGTCGCTCAACCGCGCCATCTGCGACGCGCTCGCCGAGTCGGGCGGCCACGCCTTCAAGGCCGGCGCGGGCGACGGGTTCCGCGCCGCGCTCGGCGAGCTGCTGGCCAGGGCCCAGGCAGCCGGCGCGGTCCGCCCCGACATCGACGGCGACGACCTGCGCGCGCTCATCGTCGGCTGCCTCGCCGTCGAGCGGTATTCGCCGGGCAGCCGCCACCTGGTCCGCGTCGTCGTCGACGGCCTGCGCGCGTCACCCCGGGAGGGCGACGTCGCGTAG
- a CDS encoding nuclear transport factor 2 family protein: MPRTVPEIAALVREGMSTFDTTPFAGILAVDAVYELPFQGRRIEGREAILASLDAAGDRARAAGLTRARVTTTPADSGFVVELVVAGPSFEFPSSVGILTVSDGEITAYRDYPNVAAASRFARAVFDEFLAASVENRWDDLADLYAEDVTIEMPFTLPGVPRLTHGREELRRRFRAAGQVRRLTGAANVVVHETGDPTVLVAEFDLHGETRGEPFVSSYVLVMTVENGRIAYSRDYTDTAAAAQRLKALSPAGTPAE, translated from the coding sequence ATGCCACGCACCGTGCCCGAAATCGCCGCCCTGGTCCGCGAGGGAATGTCCACTTTCGACACCACGCCGTTCGCCGGCATCCTCGCTGTCGACGCCGTGTACGAGCTGCCGTTCCAAGGCCGGCGGATCGAAGGCCGCGAAGCGATCCTCGCTTCGCTCGACGCCGCCGGGGACCGGGCGCGGGCGGCCGGCCTGACGCGAGCGCGGGTCACGACCACTCCGGCGGACTCGGGGTTCGTGGTGGAACTGGTGGTCGCGGGCCCGTCGTTCGAGTTCCCGTCCTCCGTGGGCATCCTCACGGTCTCGGACGGCGAGATCACCGCCTACCGCGACTACCCGAACGTGGCGGCGGCTTCGCGGTTCGCGCGTGCGGTGTTCGACGAGTTCCTCGCGGCCTCGGTCGAAAACCGCTGGGACGACCTGGCCGACCTGTACGCCGAAGACGTCACGATCGAAATGCCGTTCACCCTGCCGGGTGTCCCCCGGCTGACGCACGGCCGGGAAGAACTGCGCCGCCGGTTCCGCGCGGCCGGGCAGGTCCGCCGCCTCACCGGAGCGGCCAACGTCGTCGTCCACGAGACCGGCGACCCCACGGTGCTGGTGGCCGAGTTCGACCTGCACGGCGAGACGCGTGGTGAGCCGTTCGTCTCGTCGTACGTGCTGGTCATGACGGTCGAGAACGGCCGGATCGCCTACTCCCGCGACTACACCGACACCGCCGCGGCGGCACAGCGGCTCAAGGCGTTGTCGCCTGCTGGGACGCCGGCGGAATGA
- a CDS encoding metal-dependent hydrolase: MGRTHALTGWCAGLALAPAVGAGSVHQAVVFAATTAGFALLPDLDHPGASASRLLGWLTGALSWLLRRVSAAVYALTKGPRDEKVTGKHRHLSHTVLFAAGLGALTSWGCAEGGPWAVVGVVIFGLMLAEGALGDWLLPVSGAAVAWWFFTAPPDRAGELAAISGWLGVAVAAGCLTHCLGDALTEAGCPFLFPVPIAGETWYELRPPRFLRFRTGKKVEKRLVFPVFVVLGVLLVPGVWDYTVSTVERLFIPPASQQATTP; encoded by the coding sequence ATGGGGCGGACGCACGCCCTGACCGGCTGGTGCGCGGGCTTGGCCCTGGCGCCCGCGGTCGGGGCGGGTTCGGTGCACCAGGCGGTGGTGTTCGCGGCGACGACGGCGGGGTTCGCCCTGCTGCCCGACCTCGACCACCCCGGTGCGAGTGCGTCCCGCCTTCTCGGCTGGCTGACGGGCGCCTTGTCCTGGTTGCTGCGCCGCGTCTCCGCGGCCGTCTACGCCCTGACGAAGGGGCCGCGCGACGAGAAGGTGACCGGCAAGCACCGCCACCTCTCCCACACCGTGCTGTTCGCGGCCGGCCTGGGCGCGCTCACGTCGTGGGGTTGCGCCGAGGGTGGTCCGTGGGCCGTGGTCGGCGTCGTGATCTTCGGGCTGATGCTGGCGGAAGGCGCGCTGGGCGACTGGCTCCTGCCGGTCAGCGGCGCGGCGGTGGCGTGGTGGTTCTTCACGGCCCCGCCGGACCGCGCGGGCGAGCTGGCCGCCATTTCGGGCTGGCTCGGCGTGGCGGTCGCGGCGGGCTGCCTGACGCACTGCCTCGGCGACGCGCTCACCGAGGCGGGCTGCCCGTTCCTGTTCCCGGTCCCGATCGCGGGCGAGACGTGGTACGAGCTGCGCCCGCCCCGGTTCCTGCGGTTCCGCACGGGCAAGAAGGTCGAGAAGCGGCTGGTCTTCCCGGTGTTCGTGGTGCTCGGCGTGCTGCTGGTGCCCGGGGTGTGGGACTACACGGTGAGCACGGTCGAGCGGTTGTTCATTCCGCCGGCGTCCCAGCAGGCGACAACGCCTTGA
- a CDS encoding STAS domain-containing protein produces MPAADQNATPPGFGITLDTDATEPRVVVTGELDLLTSPQLQEALAGLIADKRAQRVVADLTGVTFFDSSALNVVLRAQRQAGEQNVELEVVPSPAVSRVIELTGVAEHLSVSEDPQA; encoded by the coding sequence ATGCCCGCAGCCGACCAGAACGCCACCCCGCCCGGGTTCGGCATCACGCTGGACACCGACGCGACGGAGCCCCGGGTGGTGGTCACCGGCGAGCTCGACCTGCTGACCAGCCCGCAGCTGCAGGAGGCCCTGGCGGGGCTGATCGCGGACAAGCGCGCGCAGCGGGTCGTGGCCGATCTGACCGGGGTGACCTTCTTCGATTCCTCCGCCCTGAACGTCGTGCTGCGCGCACAACGCCAGGCCGGCGAGCAGAACGTCGAGCTCGAGGTCGTGCCGAGTCCCGCGGTGAGCCGCGTGATCGAGCTCACCGGCGTTGCCGAGCACCTGAGCGTGTCGGAGGACCCCCAAGCCTGA
- a CDS encoding WhiB family transcriptional regulator, giving the protein MADVSRLPNVVAEEWEWQLRGSCRGADSSLFFHTDNERGSARERRESRAKAICQTCPVLAQCRKHAMTVQEPYGIWGGLGEIERRQLFLRQRRAARKAMSAH; this is encoded by the coding sequence ATGGCTGACGTGAGCCGGCTGCCCAACGTGGTTGCTGAAGAGTGGGAATGGCAGCTGCGCGGTTCGTGCCGGGGTGCGGACAGCAGCCTTTTCTTCCACACGGACAACGAGCGTGGTTCGGCGCGGGAGCGGCGCGAGTCGCGCGCCAAGGCGATCTGCCAGACCTGCCCGGTCCTGGCGCAGTGCCGCAAGCACGCGATGACCGTGCAGGAGCCCTACGGCATCTGGGGCGGGCTCGGGGAGATCGAACGGCGGCAGCTGTTCCTGCGCCAGCGCCGCGCGGCGCGCAAGGCGATGAGCGCGCACTGA
- a CDS encoding anti-sigma factor, with protein sequence MEDNAPLVPEGAQVIEVRTAAIPHVVPTLRTIVADIAMRQDFDLDAVEDLRMAVDEACSLLLPASSDGRLTCVFSWSGPRIEVSVSVLSDTPDHEDDTGLSWQLLTALATSAERTVTPENGGYLSRVDLVRESQAADS encoded by the coding sequence GTGGAGGACAACGCCCCGCTGGTCCCGGAAGGCGCGCAGGTCATCGAGGTGCGGACGGCCGCGATCCCGCACGTCGTGCCGACGCTGCGCACGATCGTGGCGGACATCGCCATGCGCCAGGACTTCGACCTCGACGCCGTCGAGGACCTCCGGATGGCGGTGGACGAAGCCTGCTCGCTGCTGCTCCCCGCCAGCTCGGACGGCCGCCTCACCTGCGTCTTCTCCTGGAGCGGGCCGCGCATCGAGGTCTCGGTTTCGGTGCTTTCGGACACCCCCGACCACGAGGACGACACGGGCCTGTCGTGGCAGCTGCTGACCGCGCTGGCGACGTCGGCCGAGCGCACGGTCACCCCGGAGAACGGCGGCTACCTGTCGCGGGTCGACCTCGTCCGGGAGAGCCAGGCGGCGGACTCGTGA
- a CDS encoding SigB/SigF/SigG family RNA polymerase sigma factor has product MNDPAGSSGNDLDVGALFTQLAALPADSPERERIRDTLVRAHLELARNLARKFRNRDEAMEDLVQIATVGLIHAVDRFDPTQGTDFLAFAVPTISGELRHHFRDNSWSVRVPRRLKELNANISAAREELTVQLSRAPKPSEIAARLGVPIEDVYEGLRAGQGRYGASLDHLLENAAHTRFGAPDAELGQAELREALRPMLESLPERERKIVALRFGSGMSQSDIARRVGVSQMQVSRLLAATLKKLRSGLDESELADGT; this is encoded by the coding sequence GTGAACGATCCCGCCGGGAGCAGCGGGAACGACCTCGACGTCGGTGCGCTGTTCACCCAACTCGCCGCGCTGCCGGCGGACTCCCCGGAACGGGAGCGCATCCGGGACACGCTCGTGCGTGCCCACCTGGAGCTGGCGCGCAACCTGGCCCGGAAGTTCCGCAACCGGGACGAGGCGATGGAGGACCTGGTCCAGATCGCCACGGTCGGGCTCATCCACGCCGTCGACCGGTTCGACCCCACCCAGGGCACCGACTTCCTCGCCTTCGCCGTTCCCACCATTTCGGGTGAACTGCGCCACCACTTCCGCGACAACAGCTGGTCGGTGCGGGTCCCGCGGCGGCTCAAGGAGCTGAACGCGAACATCTCCGCCGCGCGCGAGGAGCTCACCGTGCAGCTTTCGCGGGCGCCGAAGCCGAGTGAGATCGCCGCGCGCCTCGGCGTGCCGATCGAAGACGTCTACGAGGGTCTTCGCGCCGGTCAGGGCCGCTACGGGGCATCGCTGGACCACCTGCTGGAGAACGCGGCGCACACGCGGTTCGGGGCGCCGGACGCCGAGCTGGGGCAGGCCGAGCTGCGCGAAGCGCTGCGCCCGATGCTGGAGAGCCTCCCGGAGCGGGAGCGCAAGATCGTCGCGCTGCGGTTCGGGTCGGGGATGAGCCAGTCGGACATCGCGCGCCGCGTCGGGGTGTCCCAGATGCAGGTGTCGCGGTTGCTGGCCGCGACGTTGAAGAAGCTGCGTTCGGGCCTGGACGAATCCGAGCTGGCTGACGGCACCTGA